The proteins below come from a single Cricetulus griseus strain 17A/GY unplaced genomic scaffold, alternate assembly CriGri-PICRH-1.0 unplaced_scaffold_80, whole genome shotgun sequence genomic window:
- the LOC113837956 gene encoding GTPase KRas-like, with translation MSEYKLVVVGADGVGKTALTVQLIQYHFVDVYDPTIEDSYRKQVKIDGETCLLDILDTAGLEEYSAMRDQYMRIGEGFLCVFAMNNTKSFEAIHHFREEIKRVKDSEDVPMVLVGNKCDLPSRTVDTNQAQDLAGSYGIPFIETSAKTRQGVDDAFYTLVREIQNHKEKMSKDGKKKKKKSKTKCIIM, from the exons ATGAGTGAATATAAACTTGTGGTTGTTGGAGCTGATGGCGTAGGCAAGACTGCCTTGACGGTACAGCTAATTCAGTATCACTTTGTGGATGTATATGATCCTACGATAGAGGACTCCTACAGGAAACAAGTAAAAATTGATGGAGAAACCTGTCTCTTGGACATTCTCGACACAGCAGGTCTAGAGGAGTACAGTGCAATGAGGGACCAGTACATGAGGATTGGGGAgggctttctttgtgtatttgCCATGAATAATACTAAATCATTTGAAGCTATTCACCATTttagagaagaaattaaaagagTAAAAGACTCTGAAGATGTGCCTATGGTCCTAGTAGGGAATAAATGTGATTTGCCTTCTAGAACAGTAGACACCAATCAGGCTCAGGACTTAGCAGGAAGTTATGGGATTCCATTTATTGAAACCTCAGCAAAGACAAGACA GGGTGTTGATGATGCCTTCTATACATTAGTCCGAGAAAttcaaaatcataaagaaaagatgagcaaagatggtaaaaagaagaaaaagaagtcaaagacAAAGTGTATAATTATGTAA